CGCTTCATTCCCCCATTACTCCCCCACCATCCCTGACCGCTCGCGTGGTCAGGGATAAACCCATGGTACGGTTTGGCCTGCGAAAAGCGGGTCGCCAACCACACTTTTCATTGTTCCCTGTATCCATCGCCCTCTCCTGACCCTGGACATGGCGGCCGCCACTCAAGGAGGCCGCCATGTCCTTTTTTGTTGCTACTGAAGAACAGGTTCTCCAGATCGCGCATGAAGCGGCCAGCCGGCACGGGCTGCCGCCGCTCATGGTCCAGTCCGTCATCCAGGTCGAATCCGGGGGCGACGTCTGGGCCTGGAACCCTGAGCCACGCTACCGCTGGTTCTGGGACGTCCGGGCGGGCAAGCCGTTTCGCCCTGTCTCCGCCGCCGAACTGGCGGCCAAGGCACCGCCCAAGGATTTCAAAGCCTATCCGGGCGTGGACCCGGACGCCGAGTGGTGGGGCCAGCAGGCGTCCTGGGGCCTGATGCAGCCCATGGGGGCCGTGGCCCGGGAGCGCGGATTCACGGGCCGGTTCCTGAACGCCCTGCATGATCCGGTGGCCAACGTGGACATCGGGTGCAAGCACCTGGCTGCCTACGCCAAGAGCTACCTCGGCAAATACGGCTGGGCGGGCGTGCTTCGGGCCTACAACGGCGGCCCTTACGCTGCCGTGCACAATACCAATCCCGGATACCCGGCCAGGGTCTCCGCCCTCATCGACGGAGGGCTGCCCCATGCCTAGCCCCCTGGAATGGCTGCGGCATCGCTGCAACCCGCTGCATGTGTTTTGCCGGCTGAAGGATCTCGGATTTTCCGAGGCCGTTGCCCGGCGCAGTTGTGCGGTCTGGGAGTGGTTTTACACCCGGCCACGTGTGGCGCTGGTCGCCCTGGTCACAGCGATGGTGCTGTTCTCCTGCCAGTCGGCCCGGGCCGGGCATGACCACCTGGAGAAGTTCTATCAGGGCATCTGGTGCGCCGAGGCTGGCGGGGTGCTGGAGACACGGCCGCGCGACGGGCTGCGGGTGGATTGCGAGACGGCAACCCATGCCGTGGAATTCGATTTCGCCAGCAAGTGGGCGGAATCCATAGGCCAGTCCCTGGCCTATGCCGGGGCCACGGGCAAGCGGGCCGGGATCGTCCTGATCCTGGAACAGCCCGGCGACATCCGGTTTCTCGACAAGCTCCGGTTCACCATCGCGGCAAGCGGCCTGCCCATTGACGTCTGGGTCATGGGGGCGGGTGTGGAGGTGGGCGATGGACGCTAAGGCGTTGGCGCTCGGCTTGGTCAAGTCCAAGACGGCCTGGGGCGGCGTGGGGCAGTGGCTTCTGACGGCCGTTTTGGCCGCGCTGGCCTCGGGCCAGCCGCTTTTCGTTTGGTTCGGCGTGGACAAGGCCTCCGCGCAAGGCATTCGCCTGGATGCTCCGGTGCTTTTCGCCGTGGCCACGGCCCTGCTGGGGCTGGTGCTGTGGGGCCGCAAGACGGCCCGGGGTCCGTTGGGTGAGGCGGGGACAGAGGCTGCACAGCAGTATGGCAGCCTGCTTAAAGATTTTCAGCGCCATGTTGAGCAAGCCACCCCTGCATACCCTGCGTCGCCGCAGCCCCTAACGACGAGCGCCGACGTGGCCGCCGCTGTCTTCGGCCCTGCCGCTCTCCGCTGGCCCGAGCAGCGGTCCGCAGCCGATCCAAAACTCAAAATCGAGGGGAAGACCCTGGAGCAAGGAGCAACGTCATGAAGCGGTACGCCTCCCTTATCCTGATCGCCGTGCTGGTCATCGTCATGGGCGGTTGTGCCGGCATGGCCCCTGTATCCGTTGATGCCCTGGAGAGCCAGGCGTCCGGCGTTGTCGCGGCGCTGGAGGCGTTGCCCGCTGTCCCGGCCGACGCCAAGACCCAGGCCCAGGTGGACGGCTGGAAGCAGTGGCTGGTGTATCTGGCCAAGGTCGGTTCCACTGTGGCGGTGGCTGCGGTCAAGGCAGGGATGTGACGTGAAGATCCTCTCCATTGACGGCGGCGGCATGAAGGGGCTGGTTCCGGCCCTGGTGCTGGCCGCATTCGAAGCCAGCACCGGGCAGGCCGTTGCCGGGCATTTCGACCTCATCGCCGGAACGTCCACCGGGGGCATCCTTGCCCTGGGGCTGGCCGCCGGCATCCCGGCCGTCCGCATGGCCGAATTCTATCTGGAGCGGGGGCCGGCCATCTTCAGCCAAACCTTAAAGCAACGCTTGAAGTCTTTGGGTGGCATAGCTGACGAACTCTATGATGCCGGGGAGTTGGAGGTGGCCCTGTCCGATGTGTTCGGGGACCGTCTGCTTTCATCGACTAATACTCGGGCCATGGCCGTGGCCTACGACATCGAGGCCCGGGAGGTGGTGCTTTTTACGTCCTGGGGCGGTCGGGATGACTACCGGCTGGCCGACGTGGGCCGGGCGACCTCGGCTGCGCCGACATTTTTTGAACCCTTTGCCATCACCAGCCTGTCCGGACGGGTGACGCCTTGCATTGACGGGGGCGTGGTGGCCAACAACCCGGCGCGGCTGGCCCTGCTGGCCGCGATGGGGATGGATTCCCGCCTGGACGGCTTCGCCCTGATTTCCCTGGGAACCGGCCGTTGTGAAAAGCCCATTTTGTTCGAGGCGGCCCGGTCCTACGGACTGGCCCAGTGGGCACCGCAGCTGGTTGACGTCATGTTCTCGGGACAGTCCGAACTGGTGCATCAGGACTGCAAGGCCAGTCTGGCCGGGCAGTATGTCCGGCTCCAGGCCGAGCTTCCCGGTGTGGTGGACATGGACGCCACGGATGCCGGTTCCCTGGCAGTCCTGAAGCTCGCGGCCAAGCGGCTGGCTGAAAGCCCTGAGGCCGCCCGGGCCCTGGCCCTGGTGGGGGCGACGGCATGACCAAGGATGAGATTCAGTCGTGGGTCCGCGAGGCGGCCGGTGAAGCCGTTGCCGATGCCCTGAAGGCCGCAAACATTGTCGATGGCCCCACCCATCTGAAGCACCATCAATTCATCGAGGATTTTTGCTGTACCTATGGCCAGGTCAAGAAGGCCGGCATCACCGCCATTGTCACCGTAGTGGTGACGGGTGTGATTGCCCTGCTGGTTCTCGGGTTTACGCATTGGTCGGGGAAGGGGGCCTGACATGGCTGACGAACGTCTGCCGGCCCTGGCCAGGGAGCTGTCTTCCCAATTTGACGAAGACAGGCGCGACCGGGAACCGCTCGAAAAGCGGTGGCTGGAAGACTACCGCCTGTACATGGGCATCTACGATCCCGAAATCGAAACGGAAATCAAAAAGGGGCGCAGCCGGCTGTTCATGCGCCAGGCCAAGGTCAAGACGGATACCGTGGTGGCCCGGCTTATGGACATTCTCTTTCCCCGGGCCGGGGACCGGAACTGGGATTTGCAGCCCACGCCCGAACCGACGCTTGATGCGACGTTCATGGCCTACGTCGATTTTGTCCGCACATCGCTGGGCGAGGACCCGGTTGAGGAAGACTACTTCTGCAATGTCTGGCTGCTGGGCGACCAGATTATCAAGGCCGTGCGCACACCGATGCGCGGCGTCGAATTTCCCTTCCAGATTTTTTCCATCGAAAAAGACGAGTCCGGGCTTTGCGGCCAGGGCATTCCGCGCATCATGCGCGATCCGCACCGGGCCTACAATGCCACCATCCGCAGCATGATGGACAATGCGGCCCTGACCTCGGGTCCGATCGTCGGCATCAACATCGAGGCATTGCGCCAGGGCGAAGACCCTGACGACCTCTATGCACGCCGGATTCTCAAGTTCGATGACGGCAAGGACATGCGGGAAGCGCTCATCTTCTGGCAGGCCCAGAGCCATACCAGCGAGTTCCTGGCCATGGCCAAGCATTTTGAGGACGTCCAGGACGTGCTGACCGTGCCGCGCTGGGTGCATGGCGACGGCAATGTGTCCGACGCGGCCAAAACGCTTGGCGGGCTGTCCATGCTGATGGGGGCCATGAGCATCAATCTCGCCGAGATGGTCAAGACCTTCGACGACGACGTGACCAGCCAGTTCATCACCGCCCTCTATTTCTGGAACATGGACTTCAATTCCCGCGGCGACATCAAGGGCGATTTCAACGTGGTGGCCACCGGCTCCACGGCGCTCATGCAGAAGGAAGTCCAGTCGCAACGGCTTATGCAGTTCCTGTCCCTGGCCTCCCAGCCGGAGCTGGCCGGCATGATCAACTTTGCGGAACTGCTCAAGGAAATCGCCGTGTCCATGCAGGTGCCGGCCAAGCTCGTCAACGACGAGGCCACCATCCGGCAGAACCAGCAGCGCCAGATGGTCATGCAGGTCCAGGCCGAGCAGCAGTCGAAGCTGGAAACGCTGCTTAATGAAATGCACTCGCGCGGTATCGCGCCGGATGTTTCGTTGCAGCATCTGCTGGCCCGGGTGCTTGAACAGGCAGCCGGGGGCCAGGACGCAGCCGGTCCCGGGCAGCCGGCGGCAGTCGCCGGGATGCCCGGTGCGGGCTGGATGACTCAAGCCCTGCCGGCGGGATCGGAAGGGGAACCTGGGAGGGCGGCGTGAAGCAACTCGCCAGCATGGAACTGACCAAGGCCGAACGGAAACACGAGTCCGGCCTTGCGCCTGCCGCAGTGGATGAAAAACGGCAATTCCCCTGGGGTCTGTCGGTCAATCTCGACAAGACGGCGCTGAAAAAACTCGGCCGTACCGTCGGTGATTTTACGGCCGGCGGGTACGTGTTCCTGCTCTGCAAGGCCAAGGTCAGCCGCATCAATATTGAGGAAGCGGAAAGCAGCTCGGAAGGGCGTGTGGCCTTGCAGATCGAAGCCATGGATCTGCAGACCGAAGACGACAAGGCGGCGGCTGCGTTGCAGAAGGTCTACGGCCATGGCGATTGATACACGGACAGAATGCACGGCCAGGATCGCCAACAGCCGGTTTGATCCGTGCTGGCAGGCGGTCATGGACTTGGTCGAAATCGACCTGGAGCGTCTCCGCAGCAGACTGGAGACTGCCGTCGAAGCTGATGTGAAGCACCTGCAGGGGCGGATTTACCAGCTCAGGCAGCTTCGCAAGGCCATGATCGGCAGCCCCAGGGACGATGCCGCCAACCGGCCAGGCCGGAGCGAATAATACGGCACCTCGCAAGAGGCCCGAAAGTCCAGGCCCGGTCAACGGCACCTGGAATGATGGAGGCAGACATGAGCGAGCAAAGCGACAGCGCGGTCGAAGAGAAAGCCTTTGACAGCGTGTACGGGGATGCGGGCAGCGGCGCGGACAGCGACGCCCCGATTGTGCAGCCGCAAGACCAGGACAACGCCGCCGGCACGCAGGGCCTTGCGGCCGGGGGACCGGATGGCGGCGACGAAGATCCGGACGGCGACGATGATCCCGGGCAGGATCCTGATGCCGATGCGGACGACGACGATCCTGCCCTGGCCGATCCTGCGCAGTTGCGCGGGCACGCCAGAACAACCGCAGGCCGTTTGGCCGCCGCCAAGGCCGAGAAGGAACGCATCGAGGCCGAGAACCAACGGCTCCAGGACGAACTGGAGGCAGCCAGGTCCGGTCGGCCCGATTCCAAGGCTGCCGGCGGCGACACGGCCGCATCGGACAAACCGGCATTGGTGGAAATCCCCGAGGATCTCAAACACGATGTGGAAGAGTTCGACCAGCAGTTCCCCGAATTGTCGCCGTTGCTGCGCACGGCCGGCCCCCAAGGCGACCGGCTGCGGCGCGTGCTGCGGGATTCCGGTGCGGACATCGCAGGGATCATGGCCGAGAACATGCGGCTGCAGGCCCTGGTACCCGAAGAAGAAAACCGCGAGGAGGTTTCCCATGGCTGAGTCGCTCAAAATTGTCATAGAGTCCGTGCAAAACGGGGTGGTTGTCGATGCCAGCGGACGACGTATGGTTTACGAGCTGTGCCCGGGCCGACGCACTCAGGCGATGCATGATCTGTTGCTGGAACTGGCGGGAATCCTGGCCGCCCGTCTGGAGGTCCGGATTGAAGTGCGGGACAGGGATGGCGAGGAAGCGCCTGTTGAGGAAAGACCTGTGAAGTTGTCCCTGACCCAGGAGGATGTTGAAACGCTGTACGGTATCCCCCACAAAACCCTGGAGGACTGGCGGTGCTCCGGCAAGGGGCCTCGCTACATCAAGCCCGGTAAGCGTGTTTATTATCTGCGTGAGGACATTGAGGCTTTTATGAATGCCAGTGCGGTGGTCACAACCGGAAGGGTCTAGCTGTCATGATCAGGATCGAGCAGGGCATTGTCAATAATCGTCAATTTTTGCCGCTGACTGCTGGGAATGAGGTGTGCATAACGGATAGTCATCTCGATGCGTTTGTGACGCATGAGTCCCATAAGTTCATAGAGCGTGACCTGTCCGGATTGTGCCAACCAAGACGCAAACGTATGTCGTATCGTGTGAAAGCGTACGCGCCTTTTCGGATCGGTCAGCCCTTTATTGAAGCCCAGTTCGTCCACCACACGGTCGAAGGTTTCGGAAATGCCGTGCAGGATCGGGCCGCCGTTTTCCGACTGAAATACATGTTCACCCGGCAATCGTGGATAGGCGTACAATATGGCCAGAATGTCATTCGAAGCCTGTACGGTCTGCGCTTCGCCGCCTTTGGCAATGATGTGGATAACGCCGGCGGGTTTATCCAGATCCTGGCCACGAATGCCGAAAATTTCCGTCGCGCGCAGTCCGGTTTTAAGCGAGAGCAGCACCATGTCGTGAAGTTGCCGGGATCGCGGCCGCAAGGCGTCAAGCAGCAATCTGGCCTCCCGCCGCGTCAGGTAGCGGGTGGCCAGGTTGTCGGCTCGCGGCAATTTGAAAGATCCGTGACGCCTGATAGCGAATGGATTCTCTCCCTTCCAGAGGGCAACTTCAGTGGCGTGGTTGACTGCCCGTCGCAGCAATCCGAAACAATGCCGCACGGTTTGAGGCGACATCTGCCGGCGCAGGGACGTTTTGACATCCCAAAGCATTTGCAGGGTGATACTGCCAATGGGGACCGCGTCGAGGAGCGCTTTGAGGTGTTTCTCGTAACGATTTTTTTCCGGAGCAATATGTTTGGCTTCTGCCTCACCCCACTGGAAATAGCGGGCTATGGCCGTGCCAACTGTGCAGCTCCGTGGTTCGGCCGAGGCGGCAGTAGGGCTTTCCCGGTTATCAGGCCCCTGCGACTTATCCGACTTATCCGTAAGTTGCTTGCGGACCTCGTTGGCATAGGCGGCCCGGATGCCGTCCGAGTGCCAGCCCACGGTATGCCAGTGGGCTTTTCCTTGGGCGTCCGTGTACCAGACGACGTAGCAGCGGTCCGGCCCATAGGAGCAGGTTCGCGCGTTACTTTCCCGATAAAACACGCCCTTATGGCGCGTCTTGAGATACTTTCCGGCCATGGTTCCGGGATAGCGCGGGGGAAGAATTTTGGGAAGCTACTTATCCAAAACTTATCCGTCAACGCAAAAAGGGTTACGGCGTTAACCGTAACCCTTTGGAATCATTTGGTGGGCAATGTAGGATTCGAACCTACGGCCTTTGGCTCCGGAGGCCAACGCTCTATCCAACTGAGCTAATTGCCCAAAGAAAGATACACTTACGCCCCAGTCTGATCGCTGTCAACAACAACCTGATTTGGGCAGCACTTTTTCAGGCAGCCAACCCGGGGCGTCAGCCGGCCTGGGCCGCTTCCAGAGGCATTTCGCTAGCGCGGGATACGCCCCCAAGGGCCGTGCATACCTGATTGCGCCCCAGATGTTTGGCCTGGTACAAGGCCTTGTCCGCCTTTTCCAGCAACTCCTTGCGCTTGGTCAGCGCCCCGGGCAGGATGGTGGCCACGCCAATTGACACGGTGATGGCGAAGGGTTCGCCGTCATGGACGAACTGGGCCTCGGCAATCAAGCCGCGCAGACGCTCGGCCAGCAGGCGCGAGTGCTCCTCGACGGTCTGGGGCAAGATGACCACGAATTCCTCGCCGCCATACCGGGCCGTGAAATCCGTACTGCGCAGGGTGTCGGACAGGATGCGTCCGACCTCGCGCAACACGTGGTCGCCGACCAGATGGCCGTAGCGGTCATTAATGCCCTTGAAATGGTCGATATCAATCATGAGCAGGCTCATGGGGTGGTGGTAGCGCTGATGGCGGCGCAGCTCGTCGATGAGGCGTTCGTCAAAGGCCCGACGGTTATGGATGCGGGTCAGGCCGTCATGGTCGGCCCGGATTTTGACCTGACTGAACAGGGCGGCATTTTTAAGGGCCAGGGCAAGATGGTTGATGGAAGCGTAAAGCGCCTGGACCTGATCCTTGCCCAGCGGCCGCCCCTTGGCCCGGTATAGGACGAGCAGGCCGAACATTTGTCCGCCGGCCCGCAGCGGCAAGGTGATGAGTTCCTCGGGAGCGGCCGGTATGCCGACAGGAGCGTGATCCGGCGCGCCCTCCAGAAAGCTGGCCTTGTAGCTGTGAATGGGCTTGCCGGCGATTTTTGCCGCCTGGAACAGGAGCTGCTCGGTCCAGTGTTGTTCGGCGGCCTGTTCCATGTCGGGTTCGAGGAAGAGTTCCGCTTCCAGGTTTTCGGTGTCGCCGGTCTGCCAGAACGCGCCCATAAGCCCGTGCAGGGGCAGGAGCAGTTGCAGATCCTCCCGGGCGTTGTCCAGGATGACAACAGGGTCCAGCGATTCGCTGGCCCGGCTCAGGATGCGGTTTAAAAACAGCACCAAATCGGTCTTTCGGGCGAGCAGCTCCCGTTCGAGCATGATCTCGCGGGTCATGCGGAAAATATCGTCGTACAGGCTTTTGACTTCCTTGGCCCGAAAGATGACGTCGCGCACTTTCTTGTCGGTGAGCGGCTCGGAAATGGCGGAGAGAAACCCATTCTCCAGGACTTCCTCGAAATCGGCCACAGACTGGGACGCGCCAAGAACCAGGACGCGCTGGGGAATCTCCCACTCCTCAATGCCTTTGCGGGTGTCCGGCGGCAGGGCGTCCCAACCGTCCTTGACCACAAAGATGACCAGAGGGGTGGCCCGGGCGATGTCGCGCTCGGTGGGATGGGAACCGATAGGCCAGTTGCGAAGGACGTAGCCTGAGCCCAGGGCCGTGGAAACAGCTGTCCCGGCTTCGTCGGCAAGGCCGATGCCCCATACCTGTTCGGGTCGCAATCCGCGCGTCATGACAAGCCTCCTTGGGTCATGGACAGGAAGAAGATTCCTATCGGAAGTCCCATATGCAAAAGAGAGGCCATGGCAAATAAATAGAGCCATTTGACAACCGGCCACGGGTGTGGCTCCCTCACCGGATGCACACGCAACGCATTTTTGGCACCCTTGATCCGTTCATCGAATCCAGCGACATCATGGGCCGCAAGGTGGCCAATGCCGCCTTTTTGGACGCATTGATGCGGGCCGACCCGTATGACGCCTACCATTTTTTCATGCCGTCCAAGCACGAACGCATGAAACAGGAAACACTCCTGGCCGGGCGTTATCCCCAGGCGGCCGGGCGGGGCGCGTTCAAAGTTCTGACGCGCCAGGACCTGCCGCAAGCCTTGGCCGACACCGAGTACGCCGTCTTTCATCTCTCCGACTGCATAACGGCCCAGGCCCGGTTGGCCGCCGCCCGAAACGCCCTGGCCCGGTCGATCTTTCCCATTACCGGAACCACGCATTCACTCAGCAACGCTGTGTTTCAGCGGGATTTCTTGGCCCATCTCTGGCCCGGCACCACCCGGCGCGACGCCATTGTGACCACCTCGACGGCCGGCCGGGAAGCGGTGGCCGCGATCTTTGCCAGTCTGCGCCAGGGCTACGGCCTTTCCCCCGAGGCCTATCCTGCCCCCGAACTGGCCCATATCCCTTTAGGCGTTGATCCCGGCGACTGGTCGCGCCTGGAAGGGGAGGCCAGAAATAAGGCCCGGGCTGACTACGGCATCGACCCCGAGGCCACGGTGCTGCTGGTTTTCGGGCGTATCTCCCACAGTTCCAAAATGGACCTGCTGCCGCTTTTCCGGGCCGTGCAGCGGCTCATCGCCGCCGACGTCGACGTGTCGCGGCTCACCCTCGTCGTTGCCGGCTGGACCGACAGCGACGACGACAAGGACCAATTCCTGGTTACTCTGGCTAATCTGGCCGCCAATATCGGGCTGGCGCTGGTCCTGGTCCGCCGTCCGGACGAAGCGGCCAAGCGCCGGCTGTTCGGGCTGGCCGACGTGTTCGTGTCCCTGGCCGACAATCCGCAGGAAACCTTTGGCCTGACGTTGCTCGAAGCCATGGCCGCCGCGCTGCCGGTTGTCGCCTCGGATTACGACGGCTACCGCGACATCGTGGAGGAGGGCCGCACGGGCCTGCTGTTGCCCAGCCTGGGGCCTCCGGAGACCGGGCTGCGTGACGTGCTGGCTCCGCTTGGGTATGATAACCACACCCATCTGCGGCTGGCTCAGTCCCTGGCCGTCAGCATCCCGGCCCTGGCCGCAGCCCTGGCCGATCTGATCCGCAACCCCGGGCGCGGCCGGGCCATGGGGCAGGCCGGACGGGAACGGGCGCTTGGCCGGTTCACCTGGGACGTCTGCATCGACCGGCATCTTGCGCTGTGGGAGCGCCTTGGCCGCGAACCGGTTGCCGACCGGGAGCAATTGGCCCGGGTGCGCCATCCCCTGACCCTGGCTTACGGCGAAGTCTTTGCCGGCTATCCGACGGCCCGGCTGACCGATGAAATGTGTCTGGTCTGGACCAGGACCGGGCAGGCGGTCTATCATCGGCAGGATTTCCCCGTTATTTATCAGGAACTCGACGGGGAAATCCGGCCCGAGGCCCTTCGGGTTCTGGTCTTTCTGGCCCGGGGCGGCTGTCCCGGACTCACGTTGGCTAGGCGGCTGGCCGCCGCCGTATCCGGCCTCAACCCCCAGGCCGCGACATGGCATGTGCTGTGGGCGCTCAAACAGGATTTGCTGGAAGTGCAAAAGGAGTCTCTATGACGAGCCGGCAACGTGCCCAGGCGTCCGAGGGCCGGACCGGCGAGGCCTATGCCCCGGCCAAACGGAGCCTTGGGCAGAATTTTCTGGTCGATCCCAACATCGCAGCCAAGATCGTGTCCCGCCTGGGCATCACGGCAAAGGACACGGTTCTTGAAATCGGGCCGGGCCGGGGGGCGTTGTCCGGGGCTATCCTGGCCGCCGGCCCCCGGACCTATCTGGCCCTGGAAAAGGACCGGGAACTGGCTGCGCGTCTGCCCCTGGCCCATCCCGGAGCGCATCCGGCCCTGGTTGATGCCTTGCGCCTGGACTGGAGCCGGCTTGACCGGCTGCCCGGGATCAAGCTCATCGGCAATCTTCCCTATAATATCGCCTCGCCGTTGCTCTGGGACATTTGCTCCGGGTCGGCGCTGTTTGGGCGGGGCGTCTTTATGGTGCAGCATGAGGTGGCGCTGCGGTTGTGCGCCGCTCCGGGAGGCCGGCAGTATGGAGCCCTGACCGCCTGGACATCGGCTTTTGCCCGACTGGAATACGGCTTCAAGGTGCCGCCAACAGTTTTTCGGCCCCAGCCCAAGGTGGATTCCGCAGTGGTGGTGGTCACGCCGCTGCCGGTTGCAGAGCGTCCGGATGATCCGGCGAGCCTCTCCGCGCTGCTGAAGAAGCTTTTTTCCTTACGTCGGAAACAGTTAGCCGGTATTTTGAAACCGTATTGGACGGACTCGTTGCCGCAGGCCTGTGCCGACCTTGGCATTGATGGCAGGGACCGGCCCGAAGTTTTGTCGCCGAAGCAACTCAGCGCCCTGGCCAAATTGCTCAAAACGCGCCAGTCCCCTTGACTTTGCGCCTGAAATCGATTTTTGTTTGCCCACTCGTGCGCATCGCGTCTTGCCGGCTGCGGCAGCGCACCAGGGGCAGGAGGGCTGTCCTCGCCGCGGGGAGGCGAGGGGGGACGTCCCTGTTGACGTGTATGGATTGATGCGTCGGAGAGGTTCGGGAGCATTGCGCCGCCGCAGGGTCGGGGGCGATTAACAGAGGAGGAGAGGACTGATGACCAAGGCTGATCTGGTTGGAAAAATTGCCGAAAAGACCGGGCTGACCAAAGCCAATGCCGAGCGGGCGCTTAATGCCTTTATTGAGGCCATTGAAGAGACGCTGGTTGGCGAAGGTAAAATCACGCTGACGGGTTTTGGCACCTTTATGGTTGATGAGCGCAAGGCCCGCACCGGCCGCAACCCTCGCACCGGTGCCGAGATCAACATCCCGGCTTCCAAAGTAGTCAAATTTCGGCCGGGCAAGTTGCTGAAAGACGCCATCCAATAACCACTCTCGGGAGAAGTTTCCATGTTACACGGTGAAACCGTCCACAGCCCTTTGCCCCAGGATCTCCCCTGGTGGCAGCCTGATCATTTCGTTTTTTTCAGCGTGCTCTATCTGGTGCTTTTCATCATTGCCTCGGGCATGGGCTATTGCGTGTACAAGGCGTACTTGGATACCAAGAACGCTCCGGCTCACGGCCACCACTAAACCGTTGCCTGGTCACGGAAATCTGCCGCCGCCCGGTTCGCGCCGGGCGGTTTCTTTTGGCACTCCCAAGGCTGACGCTTGACAGTGGCGCGTCGCTCGGGTAAAAACACCGTCTTTGCCGCTAGGGAATTTTCCAA
The sequence above is drawn from the Desulfovibrio sp. TomC genome and encodes:
- the gp10 gene encoding capsid staple protein; its protein translation is MKQLASMELTKAERKHESGLAPAAVDEKRQFPWGLSVNLDKTALKKLGRTVGDFTAGGYVFLLCKAKVSRINIEEAESSSEGRVALQIEAMDLQTEDDKAAAALQKVYGHGD
- a CDS encoding tyrosine-type recombinase/integrase encodes the protein MAGKYLKTRHKGVFYRESNARTCSYGPDRCYVVWYTDAQGKAHWHTVGWHSDGIRAAYANEVRKQLTDKSDKSQGPDNRESPTAASAEPRSCTVGTAIARYFQWGEAEAKHIAPEKNRYEKHLKALLDAVPIGSITLQMLWDVKTSLRRQMSPQTVRHCFGLLRRAVNHATEVALWKGENPFAIRRHGSFKLPRADNLATRYLTRREARLLLDALRPRSRQLHDMVLLSLKTGLRATEIFGIRGQDLDKPAGVIHIIAKGGEAQTVQASNDILAILYAYPRLPGEHVFQSENGGPILHGISETFDRVVDELGFNKGLTDPKRRVRFHTIRHTFASWLAQSGQVTLYELMGLMRHKRIEMTIRYAHLIPSSQRQKLTIIDNALLDPDHDS
- a CDS encoding glycosyltransferase family 4 protein, with translation MHTQRIFGTLDPFIESSDIMGRKVANAAFLDALMRADPYDAYHFFMPSKHERMKQETLLAGRYPQAAGRGAFKVLTRQDLPQALADTEYAVFHLSDCITAQARLAAARNALARSIFPITGTTHSLSNAVFQRDFLAHLWPGTTRRDAIVTTSTAGREAVAAIFASLRQGYGLSPEAYPAPELAHIPLGVDPGDWSRLEGEARNKARADYGIDPEATVLLVFGRISHSSKMDLLPLFRAVQRLIAADVDVSRLTLVVAGWTDSDDDKDQFLVTLANLAANIGLALVLVRRPDEAAKRRLFGLADVFVSLADNPQETFGLTLLEAMAAALPVVASDYDGYRDIVEEGRTGLLLPSLGPPETGLRDVLAPLGYDNHTHLRLAQSLAVSIPALAAALADLIRNPGRGRAMGQAGRERALGRFTWDVCIDRHLALWERLGREPVADREQLARVRHPLTLAYGEVFAGYPTARLTDEMCLVWTRTGQAVYHRQDFPVIYQELDGEIRPEALRVLVFLARGGCPGLTLARRLAAAVSGLNPQAATWHVLWALKQDLLEVQKESL
- the rsmA gene encoding 16S rRNA (adenine(1518)-N(6)/adenine(1519)-N(6))-dimethyltransferase RsmA → MTSRQRAQASEGRTGEAYAPAKRSLGQNFLVDPNIAAKIVSRLGITAKDTVLEIGPGRGALSGAILAAGPRTYLALEKDRELAARLPLAHPGAHPALVDALRLDWSRLDRLPGIKLIGNLPYNIASPLLWDICSGSALFGRGVFMVQHEVALRLCAAPGGRQYGALTAWTSAFARLEYGFKVPPTVFRPQPKVDSAVVVVTPLPVAERPDDPASLSALLKKLFSLRRKQLAGILKPYWTDSLPQACADLGIDGRDRPEVLSPKQLSALAKLLKTRQSP
- a CDS encoding HU family DNA-binding protein, coding for MTKADLVGKIAEKTGLTKANAERALNAFIEAIEETLVGEGKITLTGFGTFMVDERKARTGRNPRTGAEINIPASKVVKFRPGKLLKDAIQ
- a CDS encoding helix-turn-helix transcriptional regulator, which produces MAESLKIVIESVQNGVVVDASGRRMVYELCPGRRTQAMHDLLLELAGILAARLEVRIEVRDRDGEEAPVEERPVKLSLTQEDVETLYGIPHKTLEDWRCSGKGPRYIKPGKRVYYLREDIEAFMNASAVVTTGRV
- a CDS encoding transglycosylase SLT domain-containing protein produces the protein MSFFVATEEQVLQIAHEAASRHGLPPLMVQSVIQVESGGDVWAWNPEPRYRWFWDVRAGKPFRPVSAAELAAKAPPKDFKAYPGVDPDAEWWGQQASWGLMQPMGAVARERGFTGRFLNALHDPVANVDIGCKHLAAYAKSYLGKYGWAGVLRAYNGGPYAAVHNTNPGYPARVSALIDGGLPHA
- a CDS encoding GGDEF domain-containing protein → MTRGLRPEQVWGIGLADEAGTAVSTALGSGYVLRNWPIGSHPTERDIARATPLVIFVVKDGWDALPPDTRKGIEEWEIPQRVLVLGASQSVADFEEVLENGFLSAISEPLTDKKVRDVIFRAKEVKSLYDDIFRMTREIMLERELLARKTDLVLFLNRILSRASESLDPVVILDNAREDLQLLLPLHGLMGAFWQTGDTENLEAELFLEPDMEQAAEQHWTEQLLFQAAKIAGKPIHSYKASFLEGAPDHAPVGIPAAPEELITLPLRAGGQMFGLLVLYRAKGRPLGKDQVQALYASINHLALALKNAALFSQVKIRADHDGLTRIHNRRAFDERLIDELRRHQRYHHPMSLLMIDIDHFKGINDRYGHLVGDHVLREVGRILSDTLRSTDFTARYGGEEFVVILPQTVEEHSRLLAERLRGLIAEAQFVHDGEPFAITVSIGVATILPGALTKRKELLEKADKALYQAKHLGRNQVCTALGGVSRASEMPLEAAQAG
- a CDS encoding patatin-like phospholipase family protein — translated: MKILSIDGGGMKGLVPALVLAAFEASTGQAVAGHFDLIAGTSTGGILALGLAAGIPAVRMAEFYLERGPAIFSQTLKQRLKSLGGIADELYDAGELEVALSDVFGDRLLSSTNTRAMAVAYDIEAREVVLFTSWGGRDDYRLADVGRATSAAPTFFEPFAITSLSGRVTPCIDGGVVANNPARLALLAAMGMDSRLDGFALISLGTGRCEKPILFEAARSYGLAQWAPQLVDVMFSGQSELVHQDCKASLAGQYVRLQAELPGVVDMDATDAGSLAVLKLAAKRLAESPEAARALALVGATA